The following are from one region of the Stigmatella ashevillena genome:
- a CDS encoding ArsA family ATPase — MARIILVSGKGGAGKTTVAAATGLAASRRGIRTLILSFDQSRSLSGSFGIEAPLFATQGGPVRVNDHLHLQEIDAQEELRHGWNGLHAYVAALTGSGGLDSVAAVEVAIPPGLEELVTLLRLGEHIREQRYELIVVDCPSTAGALRFVGSTSAMSWYFRKQLGQDHRKTQRARPSAADGGETGAVREVRDKLVIVDALLHNPEVTTLRLVTTADKIAVQETQRAYTSFSLYGIATDSLVINGLLPEQEGALADQYLAQQLQVEKLQGLFAPLPMVKIPLHAGEVVGEGQLEAFANLLYAGEDPARVMAVQPALGITKDAVDVYRFEVKLPFVSKEEIELFRRGEELVIRVGAFRRNILLPKMVALAPTEGARMEGDRLIVSFRQERGG, encoded by the coding sequence ATGGCCAGAATCATTCTTGTCTCAGGAAAAGGAGGAGCAGGGAAGACGACCGTGGCGGCAGCCACGGGCCTGGCGGCCTCGCGCCGGGGCATCCGGACCCTGATCCTTTCGTTCGACCAGTCTCGAAGCCTGAGTGGCTCCTTTGGTATCGAGGCGCCGCTGTTCGCAACCCAAGGAGGGCCCGTTCGCGTCAATGATCACCTGCATCTTCAGGAGATCGATGCTCAGGAAGAGCTCCGGCACGGATGGAATGGACTCCATGCCTACGTTGCCGCGCTCACGGGAAGTGGAGGTCTGGATTCCGTGGCGGCGGTGGAGGTGGCGATCCCCCCCGGCCTGGAGGAGCTTGTCACCCTGCTGCGGCTCGGCGAACACATCCGGGAGCAGCGATACGAGCTCATCGTCGTGGACTGCCCGTCCACGGCCGGAGCGCTGCGCTTCGTCGGCAGCACGTCCGCCATGAGCTGGTACTTCCGGAAACAACTGGGTCAGGATCATCGGAAGACCCAGCGTGCACGGCCCTCCGCTGCGGATGGCGGCGAGACAGGTGCGGTCCGGGAGGTCCGGGACAAGTTGGTGATCGTGGACGCGCTGCTTCACAATCCGGAGGTGACGACCCTGCGGTTGGTCACGACCGCCGACAAGATCGCTGTCCAGGAGACCCAGCGGGCGTATACCTCCTTCAGCCTCTATGGAATCGCCACCGACAGCCTCGTCATCAACGGACTCCTGCCAGAGCAGGAAGGGGCTTTGGCGGACCAGTATCTCGCGCAGCAACTCCAGGTCGAGAAGCTCCAGGGGCTCTTTGCGCCTCTCCCCATGGTGAAGATTCCACTGCATGCCGGAGAAGTGGTGGGCGAAGGGCAGCTTGAGGCGTTCGCGAACCTGCTCTACGCGGGAGAGGATCCGGCGCGGGTCATGGCCGTGCAACCTGCCCTGGGAATCACCAAGGACGCGGTGGATGTGTACCGGTTCGAGGTCAAGTTGCCCTTCGTGTCCAAGGAGGAGATCGAGCTCTTCCGGCGCGGAGAGGAGCTGGTCATCCGGGTGGGCGCCTTCCGGCGCAACATCCTGCTTCCCAAGATGGTGGCGCTCGCTCCCACCGAAGGAGCGCGCATGGAAGGTGATAGACTCATCGTGAGTTTCCGACAGGAAAGAGGTGGCTGA
- a CDS encoding patatin-like phospholipase family protein: MPYRILAMDGSSVSGGEGYVTAGMLRSIRQTLDASGDLRTLLNNVDLFTGSSAGAFNAAFLASEENPDVALTKILEFWGEVVAMNRKAVSIGRSLVALTGASSLLDSSYMRDFFISYFGANLKLGDLKRKVAIPSFQLDGRRKGLRSWKAKIFHNSTHPSDSDLNELVVDVLMRSGSPPLSYPIYQGMEEQGSGYVDGGLFANNPSLVGLAQAISNLSRKNGQAQVETMESEQPDLTDILLMSFGNGCRSTYLTPHFCNGTANWGFSKWLLDIRDPMVLVKMLLEAGSDAVHYQCRMILRKEYFRLNPVVDDRLEAYDQQQVEAALKKLLATQSSVDQLAHAHKWLLKSGWLGDAAPAVPPASVGA, translated from the coding sequence ATGCCGTATCGAATCTTGGCGATGGATGGATCATCCGTATCAGGCGGAGAGGGTTACGTCACTGCGGGCATGCTCCGGTCGATCCGGCAAACGCTTGACGCCAGTGGTGACCTCCGGACGTTGTTGAACAACGTGGACCTGTTCACCGGCTCTTCGGCGGGGGCGTTCAACGCAGCGTTCCTGGCCAGTGAGGAGAACCCGGACGTGGCCCTCACCAAGATTCTTGAGTTCTGGGGTGAAGTCGTCGCCATGAACCGGAAGGCGGTGTCCATCGGGCGTTCCCTGGTGGCGCTGACAGGGGCCAGTTCGCTGCTCGACTCCAGCTACATGCGCGATTTTTTCATCAGCTATTTCGGCGCGAACTTGAAGCTCGGGGACCTGAAGAGAAAGGTCGCGATCCCATCGTTCCAACTCGATGGGCGGCGCAAGGGGCTCCGGAGCTGGAAGGCAAAGATCTTCCACAATTCCACTCATCCGTCCGACTCAGACCTGAATGAGCTGGTGGTGGATGTCTTGATGCGGAGCGGCTCACCGCCGCTCTCCTATCCCATCTACCAGGGGATGGAGGAGCAGGGCAGCGGTTACGTGGATGGTGGCCTCTTCGCCAACAATCCATCGCTCGTGGGCCTGGCCCAGGCCATCAGTAACCTGAGCCGGAAGAACGGTCAGGCGCAGGTGGAGACGATGGAGTCGGAGCAGCCCGATCTGACCGACATCCTGTTGATGTCGTTTGGGAATGGATGCAGGTCGACCTACCTGACACCCCATTTTTGTAATGGTACGGCCAATTGGGGTTTCTCCAAGTGGCTCCTGGACATCCGGGATCCCATGGTCCTGGTGAAGATGCTGCTCGAGGCGGGCTCGGATGCCGTGCACTACCAGTGTCGCATGATTCTCCGGAAGGAATACTTCCGGCTGAACCCTGTTGTCGACGACCGTCTCGAAGCCTACGATCAGCAGCAGGTGGAAGCGGCTCTCAAAAAATTGTTGGCCACGCAGTCCAGCGTCGATCAGCTCGCGCATGCGCACAAATGGTTGCTGAAGTCAGGTTGGCTGGGTGACGCCGCTCCCGCTGTTCCTCCGGCGTCGGTGGGCGCCTAG
- a CDS encoding non-ribosomal peptide synthetase, whose protein sequence is MSLGELLAELNRRGLEVWAEGDLLKLRGPKGAADEALRNALTQHKSGLLALLHERNQKRETTPIAKARRDGPVPLSYGQQRLWFLDRLEPGSSAYNLMMPLKVEGRLDPVLLERSFVEIIRRHEILRTRYVELEGAPVQIADSEPKLEFRVLDESQVLATEPGGMEAFLQREGERPFDLAQGPLVRVLVIDRNQEGQFIQVCLHHIAADVWARGILIRELVTLYGALAKGQPSPLPPLDLQYSDFAVWQRNYLKGEVRQNLVDYWRKKLAGMPPLLEVPADHTRPRVQTYAGGEVRFEVGPQVTEALKALSHAANATPFMGMLSAFFVFLHRLTGRDDLVLGANSINRSRTEFEPLVGFFVDNLVMRLDLAGNPGFSSVVERVRELVLEVFAHQDLPFDLLVEELKPPRNPGYNPLFQVVFAWSRAAGEFHDASGLKIHSLEFETTTSRFDLNLFVEDFGDRLVSRFVFNRDLFEKSTIQHYVDCFQTLLAALVKEPERPVSELPLLSSAVRERVLRQWNDTRKDPVGSHCLHELIEAQAIQAPDACAIAMGDWELTYGELDQLSDRLAVHLQDLGVGPEGVVGIYLNRSPQLIVSFLAVLKAGGAFLALDPDEPSERLRRILEDARPEVVLSAGELAGRLSELGRFTVVQVDEQGQHLPSATGKRLRRETGPDHLAYILYTSGSTGQPKGTEITHRSIVNYLKWCVDAYQLRAGSGSPVIGSVSFDGTLTSLFAPLLAGRALFLLPRGQEIDLLTSETYPEQDFSFIKMTPSHLRAFDGLGRARRVLERAHAAVLGGEGLHAGDLATWREQRLSTRIINEYGPTEAAVACCVCDVPQGGEPLPERIPIGRPITNTQLYILDRHRQPVPIGVPGELHIGGTGLARGYLRRPELTAERFIPNPFQSETSGAGGARLYRTGDLARYLPDGKIEFLGRLDDQLKIRGHRVEAGEIEAALARHPRAVQAAVVLQRVPGSQPRLVAYVQAKALAQGDSGALKEEFRKFLRGQVPDYMIPGAFVVLEELPLTPSGKIDRKALPPLSAEAHGASALVRTRGTSETERQLQALFSELLGLDAVSPNASFFEMGGHSLLAITLIARIRSSLGIEVPLNEIFERPTVEDLARWIDEHSGALSALAARLPEGLVALKPMGHNPPLFCVPPSAGSPAVYVSMARYLSAEQPVYGFQMPGVMDEAHPPATVEEAAALYVGIMRKFQPHGPYRIAGWSFGGIVVCEMARQLEATGEKVALLALIDGASLDRKAASDSRDVREAVFTGSQMVKVLAQAPFPRDYENVRIAGEWMGVSLPDSLEELLRRDADGQRTYLRRFLQDARRTARNFTVTMRAERLYTFTSYGGSATLFRANPPAQGRDSLVESVRRFARSGVEVVAVPGNHMTLIMDERNVATLALRLQESLDRVLSATPIQENPRGEVSTQGPKEQISKGVT, encoded by the coding sequence ATGAGTCTGGGAGAGCTGCTCGCCGAGCTGAATCGGCGTGGCCTCGAGGTCTGGGCGGAAGGGGACCTGTTGAAGCTTCGGGGCCCGAAGGGGGCCGCCGACGAGGCGCTCCGGAACGCGCTCACTCAGCACAAGAGTGGGCTTCTGGCACTGTTGCATGAGCGGAATCAAAAGCGGGAGACCACCCCGATCGCGAAGGCACGCCGCGATGGACCGGTGCCACTGTCCTATGGGCAGCAGCGGCTGTGGTTTCTCGATCGTCTCGAGCCCGGAAGCTCTGCCTACAACCTGATGATGCCCCTGAAGGTCGAGGGGCGGCTCGATCCGGTACTCCTGGAGCGCAGCTTCGTCGAGATCATCCGCCGCCATGAGATTCTCCGCACGCGCTACGTCGAGCTGGAGGGAGCCCCCGTCCAGATTGCCGATTCCGAACCGAAGCTTGAGTTTCGCGTGCTGGATGAGAGCCAGGTGCTTGCCACCGAGCCAGGTGGCATGGAGGCATTCCTTCAGCGCGAGGGTGAGCGGCCCTTCGACCTGGCCCAGGGCCCGCTGGTCCGGGTCCTCGTGATCGACCGGAACCAGGAGGGGCAGTTCATCCAGGTGTGCCTGCACCACATCGCTGCGGATGTCTGGGCACGAGGGATCCTCATCCGGGAACTCGTGACGCTCTATGGCGCTCTTGCCAAGGGACAGCCTTCCCCGCTGCCGCCTCTGGATCTCCAGTACTCCGACTTCGCGGTTTGGCAACGGAACTACCTGAAGGGAGAGGTCCGCCAGAACCTGGTGGACTACTGGAGGAAAAAACTCGCCGGGATGCCTCCACTGCTGGAGGTTCCCGCGGACCACACGCGCCCTCGGGTGCAGACTTACGCGGGGGGCGAGGTCCGCTTCGAGGTAGGGCCCCAGGTCACGGAGGCCTTGAAGGCGCTGAGCCATGCCGCGAACGCCACGCCGTTCATGGGCATGCTGAGCGCGTTCTTCGTCTTCCTGCACCGGCTCACGGGGCGAGACGATCTGGTTCTGGGCGCCAACTCCATCAACCGGAGCCGGACCGAGTTCGAGCCGCTGGTCGGCTTCTTCGTGGACAACCTGGTGATGAGGTTGGACCTCGCAGGCAACCCGGGTTTTTCATCCGTGGTGGAGCGTGTCCGAGAGCTGGTGCTGGAAGTCTTCGCTCACCAGGACCTCCCCTTTGACCTCCTTGTGGAGGAGCTGAAGCCTCCGAGAAACCCCGGCTACAACCCGTTGTTCCAAGTCGTATTCGCTTGGAGCCGGGCAGCGGGGGAGTTTCACGATGCCTCTGGCCTGAAGATCCACTCGCTTGAGTTCGAGACCACGACGTCTCGGTTCGACCTCAACCTCTTCGTGGAGGATTTCGGGGATCGGCTCGTGTCGCGGTTTGTGTTCAACCGCGATCTCTTCGAGAAGAGCACCATCCAGCATTACGTGGATTGCTTCCAGACGCTTCTCGCGGCACTCGTGAAGGAGCCCGAGCGTCCGGTCAGCGAGCTTCCACTCCTCTCCAGTGCGGTTCGTGAGCGCGTGCTCCGGCAGTGGAACGACACGCGGAAGGACCCTGTGGGCAGTCACTGCCTGCATGAGCTGATCGAAGCGCAGGCGATCCAGGCACCGGATGCGTGCGCCATCGCCATGGGCGACTGGGAACTGACCTATGGCGAGCTCGATCAACTCAGTGACCGGCTGGCGGTCCACCTGCAAGACCTGGGGGTCGGGCCCGAGGGGGTGGTGGGCATCTACCTGAATCGCTCACCCCAGTTGATCGTGAGCTTCCTGGCCGTGCTCAAGGCAGGTGGCGCGTTCCTCGCGCTCGACCCGGATGAACCTTCCGAGCGGCTCCGCCGCATCCTCGAGGATGCACGGCCCGAAGTGGTGCTCTCTGCGGGCGAGCTCGCGGGGAGGCTCTCGGAGCTGGGGCGCTTCACGGTCGTCCAAGTGGATGAACAGGGGCAGCACCTCCCGAGTGCCACCGGGAAGCGTCTGCGCCGTGAAACAGGCCCCGATCATCTCGCGTACATCCTCTACACGTCAGGCTCGACAGGGCAGCCGAAAGGCACGGAGATCACCCATCGGAGCATCGTCAACTACCTGAAGTGGTGCGTTGACGCCTACCAGCTCAGGGCGGGTTCGGGCAGCCCGGTGATTGGTTCCGTCAGCTTCGATGGGACATTGACGAGCCTCTTCGCGCCCCTGCTCGCGGGACGTGCCCTGTTTCTGCTCCCACGAGGGCAAGAGATCGACCTGTTGACCTCGGAGACGTACCCCGAACAGGACTTCAGCTTCATCAAGATGACGCCCTCTCACCTTCGGGCGTTTGACGGTCTTGGCCGGGCCCGGAGGGTCCTCGAAAGAGCCCACGCAGCGGTGCTCGGCGGGGAGGGGCTTCACGCAGGGGACCTGGCGACATGGCGGGAGCAGCGCCTCTCCACCCGCATCATCAATGAATACGGGCCCACCGAGGCCGCGGTGGCCTGCTGTGTCTGCGACGTGCCTCAAGGTGGTGAGCCACTCCCGGAGCGGATTCCCATCGGTCGGCCCATCACCAATACGCAGCTGTACATCCTGGACCGTCATCGGCAGCCGGTGCCGATCGGTGTTCCGGGTGAACTCCACATCGGCGGAACCGGACTGGCCCGAGGATACCTGCGGCGCCCAGAGCTGACGGCCGAGCGTTTCATCCCGAACCCGTTCCAGTCAGAGACCTCGGGTGCTGGGGGGGCCCGGCTCTACCGCACGGGAGATCTCGCCCGGTATCTCCCGGACGGCAAGATTGAATTCCTGGGGCGGTTGGACGATCAGCTGAAGATCCGCGGGCACCGGGTCGAGGCGGGAGAGATCGAGGCAGCCCTCGCGAGGCACCCTCGGGCCGTTCAGGCCGCCGTGGTGTTGCAGCGTGTTCCGGGAAGCCAGCCGCGCTTGGTGGCTTACGTTCAGGCAAAGGCCCTTGCGCAGGGGGATTCTGGAGCGCTCAAGGAGGAGTTCCGGAAGTTTCTCCGCGGGCAGGTTCCCGACTACATGATTCCAGGGGCGTTTGTGGTTCTCGAGGAACTGCCACTGACGCCCAGCGGGAAGATCGACCGCAAGGCACTCCCTCCGCTGTCAGCCGAAGCGCATGGGGCCAGTGCGCTGGTGAGGACACGGGGGACGAGTGAAACGGAGCGCCAGCTTCAGGCCCTCTTCAGCGAACTGCTCGGGCTGGACGCTGTCTCCCCCAACGCGAGTTTCTTCGAGATGGGGGGACACTCGCTCCTCGCCATTACCCTCATCGCACGAATCCGCAGCAGCCTCGGGATCGAGGTTCCCCTCAACGAGATCTTCGAGCGGCCCACGGTCGAAGACCTGGCCCGGTGGATTGACGAGCACTCTGGCGCGTTGTCCGCGCTGGCCGCGAGGTTGCCCGAGGGACTGGTGGCGTTGAAGCCGATGGGCCACAACCCACCCCTGTTCTGCGTGCCCCCGTCTGCCGGGAGTCCAGCGGTCTACGTTTCCATGGCGCGCTACCTGAGCGCAGAGCAGCCCGTCTATGGATTCCAGATGCCGGGTGTCATGGATGAGGCGCATCCCCCCGCAACGGTGGAGGAAGCGGCCGCCCTCTACGTGGGCATCATGCGGAAGTTCCAGCCGCATGGGCCGTACCGGATTGCGGGGTGGTCTTTCGGGGGCATTGTCGTGTGCGAGATGGCACGGCAACTCGAGGCCACGGGGGAGAAAGTCGCGTTGCTGGCACTCATCGACGGCGCGTCGCTGGACCGGAAGGCCGCGAGCGATAGCAGGGATGTGCGCGAAGCGGTCTTCACCGGCTCGCAGATGGTGAAGGTGCTGGCGCAGGCTCCATTCCCACGCGACTATGAGAATGTGAGGATCGCGGGAGAGTGGATGGGCGTCAGCCTGCCGGATTCTCTCGAAGAACTGCTCCGGAGGGACGCCGATGGCCAGCGCACCTACCTCCGGAGGTTCCTGCAGGATGCCCGCCGTACGGCCCGGAACTTTACTGTCACCATGCGGGCCGAGCGTCTTTATACGTTCACTTCTTATGGCGGGAGTGCCACGCTCTTTCGGGCAAATCCTCCGGCTCAAGGACGGGATTCGCTCGTCGAGAGTGTGCGAAGATTCGCCCGGTCGGGTGTGGAAGTGGTAGCGGTGCCAGGCAACCACATGACGCTCATCATGGACGAGCGGAATGTGGCGACACTTGCGCTGCGATTGCAGGAGAGCCTGGATCGGGTGCTGTCTGCCACGCCAATCCAAGAGAATCCCCGGGGAGAAGTGTCTACCCAGGGGCCAAAAGAGCAGATCTCCAAGGGGGTCACGTGA